The region TGCCTTTAAATACGTAAGCAACAGAATCAGCAACAACATCTTTAGCATAGTTGCCACCTACTACTATGGTACTATTACTGCCGGTGGCAAATGAAAATGCTCCTCTGCTGGGCGTACCGTTGGTTAAAGGCAGCATAGTTGCTGTCCACTTTAAATTGTTTGGATTAGCTATCAAAATACGGCTATGGCTGCCACCTGTTACAACAGTTAGCATTGGCGCCGCCCGTATACAGGTTCCGCTGGCTGCAAATGCAGCCTCATCTTTTAAGGCTTCAGGGCCATTGGCTTGCGCCCAGGTGCTGCCGCCATCCTTAGTTTCCAGCAGAAGGAACTTGCCATTTATAGGGTCGCCCAGTATAAAGCCATGTTGCTCATCGGCAAAGTCCATTGCATCTAAAAAGTACCTTTCTTCTGTTTGGCGGTACTTTTCCTGCCAGGTCGTGCCTCCATCCGTAGTTTTCAGGATCACGGCAGGCGAACCCGAACTCATTACTATCGCCTCTTTACTGCTAAAGGCTTCAATATCCCTAAAGTCACTCTTCTCATATCCCTTTACCTGGTTCCATGCCCATGTTTTGCCACCATCTGTACTGATAGCGAAATTACCGCGACTGCCGCTTACCCAGGCAACATTATTGTCTACCACCGAAAGTCCACGGATACTGGCAGACGCGGGCTGGTTCATCCGGGTTATGGTTTGGGCATTTACAAATGTTGGGAATAACAGCGCCACAAGGGCAAATAGTTTAAATGCTATCTTCATTTTACGCGACTCCAATTTTCGGTTCTTCCTATTAATGATATACCAATATACCCGCGAATTTTCAACACATCGCCCTTAAGCGTCATTTTACAGCTATAGGTTTTGCCAGACTTCGGGTCGTAAATGGTACCATCCTCGTAAACATCATCACCATCAAAAACGAAATCTTTTATAATCTCCAGGCCCAATATCGGTCGTGATCGAAGTTCCGCTTTCGGGTTCTTTTCGTCGGTTTTAGGTTTGCCCGTTTCATCATTAGGGACTTTGATCCAGGCAAGTTTGCCGTAAAACTTACTGCCTTTTTTATAGATAAGTATCTGGCCCTCTCCTGTTTTGCTCAACCATTTTCCCAATATTGCATCTGCATTTTGGGCAGACGCGGTAATCACGCAAGCAACGGCCAGTACAGTTGTTAAAAATATTTTTCTGATCATAGTATTTTTTAGAATTGGTTAGCCCAAGGTATACGTTTACGTCGGTTAATACAAAACGTTCATAATTTTGCATTAATTTTTAATTGCATGGGGCAAACCGTTATATTTGCAGCCTCATAAATGCCAGATACATTATCAATGCTTTGTGAGTTGTTCTATAATGCCCGGATGGCGAAATTGGTAAACGTTGCGGTCTCAGAAGCCGTTGAGAATTGTCTCTTGAGAGTTCGAGTCTCTCTTCGGGCACATCCCTTTAAGTCTTAAGTAAAGTTGCAATGGTTAATTACCACGGCTTTTTACTTAAGACTTCTTATTGAAAAGGCCCGGGTGGCGAAATTGGTAGACGCACCATCTTGAGGGGGTGGCATCCGTAAGGTTGTACGAGTTCGAATCTCGTCTCGGGCACATTATCTATTCTCTTACCGCCTTATAGTTTCTTTCCCAAACATTTACATATTTTTGATGGTAGAGATAGTATAAATAACCATCTATTATGAAAAGACGTTCTTTTGTGAAATCAACTCTTTTAACAGCCGCTGCGGGCACAGTTGCTCCGGCAGTCGCGTCAGCAGCTAACAGCGCGGTTCCGCCTAAAGGTACCGATTACTACGAACTGCGTGTATACACGTTAAAGAATGACGAACAGCAAAAATTGGTAGAAGACTTTTTGCAGAATGCTGCCATTCCTGCATTTAATAGTATGGGGGTAAAACATGTTGGGGTGTTTACCGAACTAAAGCCGGAAGAACAAACTAAGCTGTACGTGTTGATACAGTATAATGGCATTGCGCACTTTGACCACATCTCCGACAACATAAACAACGACACGGCTTATAAAACAAAAGGTGCCGCTTACCTTACTGCGCCTGCATCACAGCCGGCTTACGAGCGTATAGAAAGCTCCCTGATGAAAGCTTTTAAACACAGCCCTATACTTGCACCTCCCGACAAAAAGACCAGAATATTTGAATTACGCCAGTACCAGAGCGCTACCGAAGCAGCCGGCCAGAAGAAAATAGAGATGTTTAATGATCAGGGCGAGATAGACATCTTTAAACGTCTGGGCTTTAATCCGGTATTTTGGGGCGAAACCATCATTGGTCCGCAAAGGCCAAACCTTACCTATATGATCACCTTTGATGATCTGGCTGCAAAAGACGCACACTGGAAAGCTTTTGGCGGCGATTCGCAGTGGAAGAAGATAAGCTCGGTACCGGAATACGCAGATGCCTTGTTGGTCAATAAAATAACATCAACCCTGCTAGTGCCAACAGCATACTCACAAATTTAACTGAGCAAAGGTAGCTGCAATGCTACCTTGCTACATATCTACTAAGTAATGCAAGAACCATTTGACGTTTTGGCTGGCGGAGTTGTATACTCCGTTTTCCCGGAAGAAGACAATGTTTACACCATTTTTAAGGCTGGTGTAGAGTACGGTAAAATAGAAAAGGATACCGAAAACCTTTGGATAAAGCTTAACCCGGAAACTGAACTACCGATGTTTGGCGACGACCCTGAAGTAAACCGCATTGGCGAAGCTATAAACAATTACGTTCCTGAAGAGGAAGACGAGGACGAGGAGCTAGAATAGCCGCTGACAACAGCTATTTACTACTTTGCTTTAACCTGTTGTCAGGTTCTTTTCTAAAAACTATTCAGCGCCTTTCAGGGTTCTAACAAAAGTGCTATCTTGACATTGCCAATCAAACACTTTTTTATGCCCGAAAAACAACCCGAAATGCTTCCGGAGGGAGATATGCTCTCTAATGGAACGCGGCGCGACTTTATAAAGCAAACGTCGTTGCTTACCGCGGCGGCTTTAACTCCTCCATTAGCCTTGCAGGCAGCTACCGGCCAGTTAGATGGTCATACGGCTGATGCCGAGAAGCTGCCGCTTAACATGGAGGTAAACGGCAAGCCATACAAGCTTTCCGTTGAGCCACGATCTACGCTGCTGGATATACTCCGCGAACAGCTTGACCTTACCGGAACAAAAAAAGGTTGTGACCATGGCCAATGCGGTGCCTGCACCGTACATGTAGACGGACAGCGCGTAAACTCTTGCCTTACACTTGGTGTAATGGTTAACGGGAGGAAAGTTACTACCATTGAGGGGTTGGCCAACGGCGATAACCTGCACCCTATGCAGGAGGCGTTCATAAAACACGACGGTTTCCAATGCGGTTACTGCACACCTGGCCAGATCATGTCGGCTGTTGCATGCGTACGCGAAGGACACGCCAATTCCGAAGCAGAGATACGCGAATATATGAGTGGCAACATATGCCGTTGCGGCGCTTACCCTAATATTGTTAATGCTATATTAGAAGTTAAGCAAGGAGGACAAACTGTATGAAACAGTTTCAATACGTACGCCCTACCAGCCAGCAAGCCGTGCTTGATGTGATAGCTAAACCCGGCACCAGGATCATAGCCGGCGGTACCAACCTGGTGGACCTGATGAAGAAAGGTGTAACCAGTCCGGACAGGCTGGTAGATATCAACCAGCTTCCGCTAAGAAGTATAAACACTACTGCAAACGGCCTGCACATTGGTGCACTGGCACTAAATTCAGCAGTTTCTGAAAATCAGCTAGTGTTAAATAAACAACCGCTGCTTTCAATGGCGCTAAAAGCCGGCGCGTCACCACAGTTGCGCAACATGGCAACTGTTGGCGGCAACATGATGCAGCGCACCCGTTGTCCGTACTTTTACGATACAGCAATGCCTTGTAACAAGCGGGCACCCGGAACAGGTTGTGGCGCAATGGGCGGTTTTAACCGCATGCACGCCATTTTTGGTACCAGCCCGCAATGTATTGCCGTACACCCAAGCGATATGTGCGTTGGCTTAGCTGCGCTTGATGCATCTGTTGTAATAGTTGGTAAGACTGGTCAGCGAAAAATCTTATTTACAGATTTTCATCGCCTGCCCGGAGAACATCCGGAGAAAGACAACAACCTTGCCCCCGGCGAGCTGATAATAGGGGTAGAAATACCAGACAACAATTTTGCAAAGAACAGTTACTACCTTAAAGTGCGCGACAGGCAGTCTTACGCATTCGCATTGGTGTCTGTAGCTGCCGCGTTGGATATCCAGAACGGTGTTATCAAACAAGCACGTTTAGCAATGGGCGGTGTAGCGCACAAACCATGGCGATTGTTCGATGCTGAAAAGTCGCTGATTGGCAAAAAACCTACAGAAGAAAACTTTGCGCAGGCAGCAGCTTTAGCAATGCAGGGTGCTAAAGGACGCGAGTACAATTCATTTAAACTTAAACTTGGCCCGGCTACTATCACCGAAGCCCTTAAACACGCGGGAGGATTGGTATAATGGAAATGGACCTTATGAAAACAATCCCAACCTCTGCTGACGGCATGAGCCGTGTGGATGGCCGCGCCAAAGTAACTGGTGCTGCAAAATATTCTGCGGAACATAAATTGCCAGGCATGGTTTACGCCGTGTTGGTAATGAGTACCATTACCAAAGGCACAATTGCCTCTATTGAGTCAAAAGCTGCGGAAAAAGCACCCGGAGTACTGGCGGTATTAAGCCACCTGAACGCGCCCAAAGTTCCCGGGCATCAAAAAGCTAAAAACCCAGCCAAGCCTGAGGTAAAAAGCGGTCCTCTGAGAGTTTTTAACGATAACAAAATATTATACAACGGCCACCCCGTTGCCATGGTTGTGGCAGATACCTTTGAACGTGCACAATACGGCGCATCGTTGGTGAAGGTAACTTACGACAAAGAGGCCCACCAGACTAAGCCACCTGCCGAACTAAAAGGCAAGGCACCCTGGGGCGGAAAGGACGATATCCGCGGTACCGAAGATGCATGGCAGTCTGCACCGGTAAAACTGGAGGCAGAATACATTATACCTACCGAAGTGCACAACCCTATGGAGCTGCACGCCATAATAGCGCGCTGGGATGCTCCTGACAAGCTTACGGTTTGGGACAAAACACAGGGCGCTATAGCCACCCGTGATGACATTGCAAAAGCATTTAACCTCAAGAAAGAAGATGTTCAGGTAAACTCAAAGTTTGTTGGTGGTGCATTCGGCAGCGCGCTGCAGGTTTGGCCGCACGAGATTGCTGCTGTTTTGGGTGCAAAAGTAGTTAAGCACCCTGTCAAGCTGGTACTAACCCGTCCAGATATGTTCACTTCTGTAGGTTACCGGCCTTATACCTGGCAAAAGATAGGCATCGGCGCTACAGCCGATGGCAAGCTGGTTGGCATTACGCATGAGGCTACCGGCCAAACATCTACTTATGAAGATTTTGCCGAAGGGCCAATAGGTACCAGTAAGGGGCTTTACGAATGCCCTAATGTTACCACCCGCTACCGGCTTATTTCGTTGGACGTAAATACGCCAACATGGATGCGCGGCCCGGGTGAGGCTACTGGTGCTTTCGCGCTGGAGTCCGCATTGGACGAACTATCGTACCAGCTGAAGATGGACCCCATAGACCTCCGCATGAAGAACTATGCCAAGGTTGATCCGGAGAACAAAAAGGAATACTCGAGCAAGTACCTGGATGAGGCTTACCAGATGGGCGCAAAGCAGATCGGATGGTCTGTTCGTAAAGCCGAACCGGGCACCTTGAAGGAGAATGGCTGGCTGGTTGGCTATGGCATGGCCGGCGGCATGTTCGGTGCATACCGAGATACTGCTACCGTTAGGGCAATATTTAATGCTGATGGCACCCTGGTGCTACAAACAGCAGTAAGTGATATTGGTCCCGGCACCGGGACGGCAGCTGTTAGTATCGCTGCAGAACAACTTGGCATAGCACCAGAGAAGATAAAGTTTGAAATGGGCGACTCTTCCCTGCCCTACGCGCCAATGCAGGGCGGCTCGTCCATTACATCAACCGTAGGATCGGCGGTGCATGATGCCTGTGTGGTGATGAAAGAAAAGTTTCAGCAGCTGATGGGTAACGGCGGTACTGACAAGTTGAACTACGTTAAAATATTAAACGACAAAAACCTGCCATCGTTAGAGGTGCTTACCAAATCACAGGGCGGGCCAAATAATCAAAAGTACTCCATGCAATCATGGTCGGTGCATTTTGTAAGGGTGCTGGTTCATCCGGCTACCGGCGTTGTAAAGATAAATAAGGTTGCCTGCGTCGCCGACTCCGGCCATATTGTAAGCCCTAAAACCGCGCGCAGCCAAATTGTAGGGGGCGCTATTGGCGGCATTGGTATGGCTTTGATGGAAGAAGGTGTGATAGATCACCGTTACGGCAGGTACGTAAACAACAACCTCGCCGACTATCACGTACCGGTAAATGCCGACATACCACAGATAGACGCTATATTCGTGAACAAACCCGACCCTTACATCAACCCCATTGGTGCTAAAGGCATGGGCGAGATCGCGTTAATAGGCATGTCTGCGGCGGTAGCTAACGCGGTTTACAATGCCACCGGAAAGCGTGTTCGCGATTTGCCTATTACGCCCGATAAGCTTATTGGATGAAGGAACTAACAGACATTGTTAATGCTTATGATATCGCCGCTCAAAGTGGTATAAAAACCGCGCTTGCCACAGTTGTGCAGGTAGAGGGATCCGCTTACCGGCGTGCCGGAGCGCGGATGCTGATCACTGAGGACGGGCAACTCACCGGTGCAATAAGCGGCGGCTGTTTAGAAGGTGATGCATTACGCAAAGCACGGTTGGTTATTCATCAGCAGGAAGCTATGCTGGTCACTTACGATACCATGGATGATGACGACAGCAAACTAGGCGTAGGCCTGGGTTGTAACGGCATCATACATATCCTTATAGAACCTATAAACGACAGTGGCACCAGTCCTATTGGATTGCTTAAAGCCATTGTAGATAAGCGTTTACAGGGGGTACTTGTTACGCTGTTCTCCATCGAAGACCGCAAAGCACCCCAGCCCGGAACGTGTTTATGCCTGACTACTCAAGGGCTGGAAATATCAGGACTGGAGAGCTCAGATCATCGCCTCTCGCTCATCAACGATGCACAACGTGTTTTTGATCAGCAACAATCTGAAACGCGGATTTTAACAGGCGAAGTGGAATACACCGCTTTTGTGGAATTTATCAAGCCACTTATTACCCTTGTAGTAATTGGTGCCGGTAATGATGCCATACCCCTTACTAAAATGGCTGCCGTGCTTGGTTGGGATGTAACCGTTGTAGATGGCAGACCTAATTATGCCATTGCCGACCGGTTTCCTTCAGCAAGAAAAGTTATCATTGCAAAGCCTTCGGAAGTATTACAGCACGTTGATCTTAATCCGCAAACAGCGTTTGTGCTGATGACGCATAACTACAACTATGAACTGGCCCTTTTACAAGAGCTTATTCCGCTGCAACTCCCCTATGTAGGCATACTCGGCCCTAAAAAGAAGCTGGAGCGCATGCTTGCAGAACTGGAAGATAATGGGTTTAATATTACTCAGGATCAACTGAACGGCATCTACGGTCCTGTAGGATTGGACATCGGTTCGGAAGGTGCAGAAGAGATCGCCTTATCCATATTGTCGGAAATTAAAGCGGTGTTGTCGTCCCGGCAGGGTTATTCGCTTAAATTTAAGCCAACACCTATTCACACCACCCACATCAAAAAAATAAGCAGTTCATGACGGCAGTAGTTATTCTTGCGGCGGGCTCATCATCACGATTGGGCGAACCCAAACAAACGCTCATTTATGACGGCAAAACACTTATTCAGCATGCTGTTGAGGCTGCAATGGTGTCAAAATGCCGGCCGGTTATTGCAGTGGTAGGAGCTAACCACGAGTTGGTTAGTTCTTATATCCCTCACCAGGATGTACATATCATCTTGAATAACGAATGGTCAGAAGGGATGGCATCATCCATAAAGGCAGCTGTTAACTACATGCTGCATGATTTTGATATCGACAGCGCCTTGTTCATCCTCTGCGATCAGCCTTACGTGAACCATAAGTTACTGGATGCTATGCTCCAAGCAAAACAGGAAAGCGAAAAAGCCATTGTGGCTTGCGCCTATGGCGGCACAGTTGGGGTACCTGTATTATTTGACAGGAGCATGTTCAACCACCTGCTACTGCTTCAAGGCGACGAAGGTGCCAAAAACATTCTTAAAACCCATCCTGAGGAAGTTGTAACCATCCCGTTTGATAAAGGTGTCATCGATATCGATACACAGGATGATTACAACAATCTTCTTTCTCCAG is a window of Mucilaginibacter terrenus DNA encoding:
- a CDS encoding DUF2147 domain-containing protein — protein: MIRKIFLTTVLAVACVITASAQNADAILGKWLSKTGEGQILIYKKGSKFYGKLAWIKVPNDETGKPKTDEKNPKAELRSRPILGLEIIKDFVFDGDDVYEDGTIYDPKSGKTYSCKMTLKGDVLKIRGYIGISLIGRTENWSRVK
- a CDS encoding nucleotidyltransferase family protein; the protein is MTAVVILAAGSSSRLGEPKQTLIYDGKTLIQHAVEAAMVSKCRPVIAVVGANHELVSSYIPHQDVHIILNNEWSEGMASSIKAAVNYMLHDFDIDSALFILCDQPYVNHKLLDAMLQAKQESEKAIVACAYGGTVGVPVLFDRSMFNHLLLLQGDEGAKNILKTHPEEVVTIPFDKGVIDIDTQDDYNNLLSPDN
- a CDS encoding NIPSNAP family protein is translated as MKRRSFVKSTLLTAAAGTVAPAVASAANSAVPPKGTDYYELRVYTLKNDEQQKLVEDFLQNAAIPAFNSMGVKHVGVFTELKPEEQTKLYVLIQYNGIAHFDHISDNINNDTAYKTKGAAYLTAPASQPAYERIESSLMKAFKHSPILAPPDKKTRIFELRQYQSATEAAGQKKIEMFNDQGEIDIFKRLGFNPVFWGETIIGPQRPNLTYMITFDDLAAKDAHWKAFGGDSQWKKISSVPEYADALLVNKITSTLLVPTAYSQI
- a CDS encoding xanthine dehydrogenase family protein molybdopterin-binding subunit yields the protein MEMDLMKTIPTSADGMSRVDGRAKVTGAAKYSAEHKLPGMVYAVLVMSTITKGTIASIESKAAEKAPGVLAVLSHLNAPKVPGHQKAKNPAKPEVKSGPLRVFNDNKILYNGHPVAMVVADTFERAQYGASLVKVTYDKEAHQTKPPAELKGKAPWGGKDDIRGTEDAWQSAPVKLEAEYIIPTEVHNPMELHAIIARWDAPDKLTVWDKTQGAIATRDDIAKAFNLKKEDVQVNSKFVGGAFGSALQVWPHEIAAVLGAKVVKHPVKLVLTRPDMFTSVGYRPYTWQKIGIGATADGKLVGITHEATGQTSTYEDFAEGPIGTSKGLYECPNVTTRYRLISLDVNTPTWMRGPGEATGAFALESALDELSYQLKMDPIDLRMKNYAKVDPENKKEYSSKYLDEAYQMGAKQIGWSVRKAEPGTLKENGWLVGYGMAGGMFGAYRDTATVRAIFNADGTLVLQTAVSDIGPGTGTAAVSIAAEQLGIAPEKIKFEMGDSSLPYAPMQGGSSITSTVGSAVHDACVVMKEKFQQLMGNGGTDKLNYVKILNDKNLPSLEVLTKSQGGPNNQKYSMQSWSVHFVRVLVHPATGVVKINKVACVADSGHIVSPKTARSQIVGGAIGGIGMALMEEGVIDHRYGRYVNNNLADYHVPVNADIPQIDAIFVNKPDPYINPIGAKGMGEIALIGMSAAVANAVYNATGKRVRDLPITPDKLIG
- a CDS encoding (2Fe-2S)-binding protein, giving the protein MPEKQPEMLPEGDMLSNGTRRDFIKQTSLLTAAALTPPLALQAATGQLDGHTADAEKLPLNMEVNGKPYKLSVEPRSTLLDILREQLDLTGTKKGCDHGQCGACTVHVDGQRVNSCLTLGVMVNGRKVTTIEGLANGDNLHPMQEAFIKHDGFQCGYCTPGQIMSAVACVREGHANSEAEIREYMSGNICRCGAYPNIVNAILEVKQGGQTV
- a CDS encoding WD40/YVTN/BNR-like repeat-containing protein — encoded protein: MKIAFKLFALVALLFPTFVNAQTITRMNQPASASIRGLSVVDNNVAWVSGSRGNFAISTDGGKTWAWNQVKGYEKSDFRDIEAFSSKEAIVMSSGSPAVILKTTDGGTTWQEKYRQTEERYFLDAMDFADEQHGFILGDPINGKFLLLETKDGGSTWAQANGPEALKDEAAFAASGTCIRAAPMLTVVTGGSHSRILIANPNNLKWTATMLPLTNGTPSRGAFSFATGSNSTIVVGGNYAKDVVADSVAYVFKGIKKLSNGGNPQAGPAGFQSSVEFLKGQTFLATGTSGSNISTDGGKNWRKIDDKSYNVCRKAKHGNLVLLAGDGAKIGIYNP
- a CDS encoding FAD binding domain-containing protein encodes the protein MKQFQYVRPTSQQAVLDVIAKPGTRIIAGGTNLVDLMKKGVTSPDRLVDINQLPLRSINTTANGLHIGALALNSAVSENQLVLNKQPLLSMALKAGASPQLRNMATVGGNMMQRTRCPYFYDTAMPCNKRAPGTGCGAMGGFNRMHAIFGTSPQCIAVHPSDMCVGLAALDASVVIVGKTGQRKILFTDFHRLPGEHPEKDNNLAPGELIIGVEIPDNNFAKNSYYLKVRDRQSYAFALVSVAAALDIQNGVIKQARLAMGGVAHKPWRLFDAEKSLIGKKPTEENFAQAAALAMQGAKGREYNSFKLKLGPATITEALKHAGGLV
- a CDS encoding XdhC family protein, which translates into the protein MKELTDIVNAYDIAAQSGIKTALATVVQVEGSAYRRAGARMLITEDGQLTGAISGGCLEGDALRKARLVIHQQEAMLVTYDTMDDDDSKLGVGLGCNGIIHILIEPINDSGTSPIGLLKAIVDKRLQGVLVTLFSIEDRKAPQPGTCLCLTTQGLEISGLESSDHRLSLINDAQRVFDQQQSETRILTGEVEYTAFVEFIKPLITLVVIGAGNDAIPLTKMAAVLGWDVTVVDGRPNYAIADRFPSARKVIIAKPSEVLQHVDLNPQTAFVLMTHNYNYELALLQELIPLQLPYVGILGPKKKLERMLAELEDNGFNITQDQLNGIYGPVGLDIGSEGAEEIALSILSEIKAVLSSRQGYSLKFKPTPIHTTHIKKISSS